A portion of the Leptolyngbya subtilissima AS-A7 genome contains these proteins:
- a CDS encoding methyltransferase domain-containing protein: MNTVTGVGLFLALLAGGGALYLLTPRRYESSNSVANSYDQWTEDGILEFYWGEHIHLGHYGSPPRHKGFLAAKADFVHEMVRWGGLDHLPAGTTVLDVGCGIGGSSRILARDYGFAVTGVTISPNQVRRAQQLTPPGVSAQFQVDDAMALSFPDSSFDVVWSVEAGPHMPDKAVFARELLRVLKPGGVLVVADWNQRDDRKIPLNTWEKPVMRQLLDQWSHPAFASIEGFAEQLEATGLVADQVTTADWSQETLPSWLDSIWQGVIRPQGMVSFGPAGIIKSVREVPTLLLMRLAFGSGLCRFGMFRAVRANPSSPPQAMVTASDRYTS, translated from the coding sequence CCCCCGCCGCTACGAGTCCTCTAACTCCGTAGCCAACTCCTACGATCAGTGGACCGAAGACGGCATTCTAGAGTTCTACTGGGGCGAGCATATTCACTTAGGCCACTATGGCTCACCGCCCCGCCACAAAGGCTTTCTCGCTGCCAAGGCCGATTTTGTCCATGAAATGGTGCGCTGGGGAGGCCTGGACCATTTACCAGCGGGCACAACGGTGCTAGATGTGGGCTGCGGCATTGGCGGCAGCAGTCGTATTCTTGCCCGCGACTATGGCTTTGCGGTAACTGGAGTGACCATTAGCCCTAACCAGGTGCGTCGTGCCCAGCAGCTTACCCCACCAGGAGTCTCCGCCCAGTTTCAGGTGGATGATGCCATGGCGCTATCATTCCCCGACAGCAGCTTTGACGTAGTGTGGTCGGTGGAGGCCGGTCCTCACATGCCCGATAAAGCTGTCTTTGCCCGCGAGCTGCTGCGGGTGCTAAAACCCGGCGGTGTGCTGGTGGTTGCCGACTGGAACCAGCGGGACGATCGCAAAATTCCCCTTAACACTTGGGAAAAGCCCGTCATGCGCCAGCTACTAGATCAGTGGTCGCACCCAGCCTTTGCTAGCATCGAAGGCTTTGCCGAGCAGCTCGAAGCCACTGGCCTAGTGGCAGACCAGGTTACCACCGCCGACTGGTCGCAGGAAACCCTGCCCTCCTGGCTTGACTCGATCTGGCAAGGAGTTATCCGGCCCCAAGGCATGGTGAGCTTTGGACCAGCAGGGATCATCAAGTCGGTACGGGAAGTACCTACCCTGTTGCTCATGCGGCTCGCCTTTGGCTCTGGGCTGTGCCGCTTTGGCATGTTTCGAGCTGTGCGGGCAAACCCATCCTCACCACCTCAAGCAATGGTGACCGCATCTGACAGGTACACGTCCTGA